A single window of Synechococcus sp. CBW1004 DNA harbors:
- a CDS encoding HEPN domain-containing protein, with protein sequence MAPAEDALLLLRLVERHLGSLRGTLDAEVFADEDWGFLAQQTLEKLLKALLVLKAQEPPRSHSLQRLVQQLECCGEPIKLAPELLELDDFAVLARYDADPTPLPADRQRLLALLEALHQELCLRVGGSLQA encoded by the coding sequence ATGGCGCCGGCTGAGGACGCGCTGCTGCTGCTGCGCCTGGTGGAACGGCACCTGGGCAGCCTGAGGGGAACCCTCGATGCGGAGGTCTTTGCCGATGAGGACTGGGGTTTTCTGGCCCAGCAGACCCTGGAGAAACTGCTCAAAGCCCTGCTGGTGCTGAAGGCCCAGGAGCCGCCGCGCAGTCATTCGTTGCAGCGGCTGGTGCAGCAGCTGGAATGCTGTGGTGAACCGATCAAGCTGGCGCCGGAGCTGCTGGAGTTGGACGACTTCGCGGTGCTCGCCCGCTATGACGCGGATCCGACTCCCTTGCCGGCCGATCGCCAGCGACTGCTGGCGCTTCTGGAGGCACTCCACCAGGAGCTGTGCCTGCGGGTCGGCGGAAGCCTGCAGGCCTGA
- a CDS encoding IS5 family transposase: MGQRGFWDEQQRVTKLQDKKPVPKSLADSIPWESFRPLLDKGYEHERKSNAGRKRIDPLILFKMLVLQQLFNLSDEELEFQVNDRRSFEEFVGLGVMNSIPDATTVAFFRERLRKAGVIEELFEMFEGYLRSQGLQARGGQIIDATLVPVPKQRNTREENKEIKAGRLPEGWDENPDRLQQKDLDARWTKKNGISYYGYKNSICIDVDHGFIRRYAVTPANIHDSQMLPRLLDPENEHDYVWADSAYSGECFEDLLSLGGFESMIHEKGARNHPLSDAAKELNRVKSSIRACVEHVFGCMTMSMGGKLTRKIGLERNDAWWGLKNLTFNFLRYLQRSSHVVAVA; encoded by the coding sequence GTGGGTCAGAGAGGCTTCTGGGACGAGCAGCAAAGAGTCACAAAGCTCCAGGACAAAAAGCCGGTTCCCAAGAGCCTGGCTGATTCAATCCCATGGGAATCATTCCGCCCACTGCTTGACAAGGGCTATGAGCACGAGCGCAAGAGTAATGCAGGGCGTAAGAGGATTGATCCGCTGATCCTTTTCAAGATGCTCGTTCTCCAGCAGCTTTTCAACCTGAGCGATGAAGAGCTTGAATTCCAGGTGAATGACAGACGCTCCTTTGAGGAGTTTGTCGGGCTTGGTGTGATGAACAGCATTCCAGATGCCACTACAGTCGCCTTCTTCAGGGAGCGACTTCGCAAGGCGGGAGTGATCGAGGAACTCTTCGAGATGTTTGAGGGATACCTCCGCTCCCAGGGTCTCCAAGCTCGTGGTGGTCAAATCATCGATGCGACTCTTGTCCCGGTTCCCAAGCAACGCAATACCCGCGAGGAGAACAAAGAGATCAAAGCCGGGAGGCTACCTGAGGGCTGGGATGAAAACCCAGATCGCTTGCAGCAAAAGGATTTAGATGCTCGCTGGACAAAAAAGAACGGCATCAGTTACTACGGTTACAAGAACAGCATCTGCATCGATGTTGACCATGGATTCATCCGTCGATATGCTGTCACTCCTGCCAATATTCACGACAGCCAGATGCTTCCACGCCTGCTGGATCCTGAAAACGAACATGACTATGTCTGGGCTGACTCAGCGTATTCAGGTGAATGCTTTGAGGATCTTCTGAGTCTAGGTGGCTTTGAAAGCATGATCCACGAAAAAGGCGCTCGCAATCATCCGCTTAGCGACGCAGCCAAGGAACTGAATCGTGTCAAGTCGTCAATCAGAGCTTGTGTGGAGCATGTCTTTGGCTGCATGACCATGTCCATGGGTGGAAAGCTCACGCGAAAGATTGGGCTAGAAAGGAATGATGCTTGGTGGGGCCTCAAGAACCTGACCTTCAACTTCCTCCGTTATCTCCAACGCTCTTCCCATGTAGTAGCTGTTGCATGA
- a CDS encoding DUF3955 domain-containing protein, producing the protein MKRTLIRLSLLLLAGSMACWVAYRLIGVHVDADGILREAFPLIPIGYFLGLGGVGAGIAGLLWRKPARGR; encoded by the coding sequence ATGAAACGCACGCTCATTCGCCTATCGCTGTTGCTGCTCGCTGGTTCAATGGCCTGCTGGGTCGCCTATCGGCTGATCGGCGTACATGTGGATGCAGATGGCATCCTGCGGGAGGCCTTTCCTCTGATCCCTATCGGTTATTTTCTAGGCTTAGGTGGCGTTGGGGCTGGGATCGCTGGCCTGCTGTGGAGGAAGCCAGCAAGAGGCCGGTGA
- a CDS encoding lysozyme inhibitor LprI family protein, which translates to MRTCLHLLLAASLVPLLLPLPAQAAEVCTPSESTVAETRCVMGALQAKDRELEKALVRVASEARQVPSETFQTLWRDNLTGFYKTSADPNEQARAFRAERRKVCAYAKSVSFQGTGYGTTRCELALTQTLLEQLQP; encoded by the coding sequence ATGCGCACCTGTCTCCACCTGCTGCTGGCCGCCTCCCTGGTGCCGCTGCTGCTGCCGCTGCCGGCACAAGCAGCGGAGGTCTGCACCCCTTCAGAAAGCACCGTGGCCGAAACCCGCTGCGTGATGGGAGCCCTCCAAGCCAAGGATCGGGAGCTGGAGAAGGCCCTGGTGCGGGTGGCCAGCGAGGCCAGGCAAGTGCCGAGCGAAACCTTCCAGACGCTCTGGCGCGACAACCTCACCGGCTTCTACAAGACGAGTGCCGACCCAAACGAACAGGCGCGTGCATTCCGAGCCGAACGCCGCAAGGTGTGCGCCTACGCCAAGTCGGTGAGCTTCCAGGGGACGGGCTACGGCACGACGCGCTGTGAGCTGGCGCTCACCCAGACCCTGCTGGAGCAGCTGCAGCCATGA
- a CDS encoding DUF1651 domain-containing protein gives MGEPIPGQSALLKPRVGLPRKQAIEQWQKLLDAGWFSIGVQFTGLMDWD, from the coding sequence CTGGGAGAGCCGATCCCTGGTCAGTCAGCTCTTCTAAAGCCGCGAGTGGGGCTTCCCCGTAAGCAGGCGATCGAGCAGTGGCAGAAGCTCCTCGATGCGGGCTGGTTCAGCATTGGGGTCCAGTTCACAGGGCTCATGGATTGGGACTGA
- a CDS encoding lysozyme inhibitor LprI family protein codes for MLICRDAELTALDGELRAAFRRLQNDASFTEAQREALVENQRRWVESMDQCWRAQERMRDCVKRSQKRRLQHLQTWEAVSPVKP; via the coding sequence GTGCTGATCTGCAGGGACGCCGAACTCACCGCCCTCGACGGCGAGCTGCGCGCCGCCTTCCGCCGCCTGCAGAACGATGCCTCCTTCACGGAAGCCCAGCGCGAGGCTCTGGTGGAAAACCAGCGGCGCTGGGTGGAGAGCATGGATCAGTGCTGGAGAGCCCAGGAGAGGATGCGGGACTGCGTCAAGCGCAGCCAGAAGCGGCGGCTCCAGCACCTGCAGACCTGGGAAGCAGTATCCCCAGTGAAGCCCTGA